The following are encoded together in the Juglans microcarpa x Juglans regia isolate MS1-56 chromosome 2D, Jm3101_v1.0, whole genome shotgun sequence genome:
- the LOC121249493 gene encoding uncharacterized protein LOC121249493, with the protein MGTMRFDIEKFTGENDFGLSRIKMRRKTKIVQKDIIQKAHSALILSLGDKVLRDVASEDTAAGHFKKNCPERKNNFENKPKEAGDASVVLEGYESTEILTDIPSEAGVLRVTKGSLVIMKVIIKNDLYTLLGKTMVGETFPTQNTGENQAVLWHRRLRHVDGLGRYMCVISRDVIFNESQMARVQGDIPNLEADNSFKGVAGNVDTRKSLTGYVFTAFGGAISWKSHLQSVVALSTTEAEYIALTEAVKEAIWLKGIASELNIYNDNITVHRDNQSTLH; encoded by the exons ATGGGGACCATGAGGTTTGATATTGAAAAATTCACGGGTGAAAACGATTTTGGGCTATCAAGGATTAAGATGAGG AGGAAGACAAAGATTGTCCAGAAGGACATTATTCAGAAAGCTCATAGTGCCTTAATCCTCTCTCTTGGAGATAAAGTTTTGAGAGATGTGGCCAGTGAGGACACTGCTGCGG ggcattttaagaaaaattgccctgaaaggaaaaacaattttGAGAATAAACCTAAAGAGGCAGGGGATGCCTCTGTGGTGTTAGAGGGATATGAGAGTACTGAGATTCTCACT GATATACCTTCAGAGGCAGGAGTTCTTAGAGTTACAAAAGGTTCTCTAGTTATTATGAAAGtgattattaaaaatgatttatacacacTACTTGGAAAAACTATGGTTGGGGAAACATTCCCTACACAGAACACTGGAGAAAACCAAGCAGTGCTATGGCATAGGAGACTTAGACAT GTAGATGGACTTGGTAGGTACATGTGCGTTATAAGCAGGGATGTGATCTTTAATGAGTCTCAGATGGCTCGGGTACAGGGAGATATACCAAACCTAGAAGCTGACAACTCCTTTAAAGGGGTTGCAG GAAATGTAGACACAAGGAAGTCCTTAACTGGATATGTGTTCACTGCTTTTGGGGGAGCTATCAGCTGGAAATCACACTTACAATCTGTTGTAGCTTTATCTACCACAGAGGCTGAATATATAGCATTGACTGAAGCTGTAAAAGAGGCCATATGGTTAAAAGGTATTGCAAGTGAGTTAaacatttacaatgacaatatCACAGTACACCGTGATAACCAAAGTACACTACACTAA
- the LOC121248104 gene encoding LOW QUALITY PROTEIN: protein SODIUM POTASSIUM ROOT DEFECTIVE 2 (The sequence of the model RefSeq protein was modified relative to this genomic sequence to represent the inferred CDS: deleted 1 base in 1 codon), translating into MGKLNFGRALECFFLSSCSSACFCMNSMESQDDFETRSLITSDKGQLPRLKDVVAGSQTLAFQLKPKTVMLRVSMHCNGCARKVEKHISKIEGVTSYKVDLASKMVVVIGDILPFDVLESVSKVKNAELWNSPS; encoded by the exons ATGGGGAAGCTCAACTTTGGGAGGGCGTTagagtgt ttttttctttcatcttgttCAAGCGCTTGCTTCTGCATGAACTCTATGGAAAGCCAAGACGATTTTGAGACGAGGTCATTGATCACAAGTGACAAAGGCCAGCTGCCGAGATTGAAAGATGTCGTTGCTGGAAGCCAGACCTTGGCTTTTCAATTGAAGCCCAAG ACGGTGATGCTAAGGGTGTCCATGCACTGCAATGGCTGTGCAAGAAAAGTTGAGAAACACATCTCAAAGATTGAAG GAGTGACCTCGTACAAAGTAGACTTGGCAAGCAAGATGGTGGTTGTCATCGGAGACATTCTTCCTTTCGACGTGCTGGAGAGTGTCTCTAAGGTAAAAAACGCAGAGCTTTGGAACTCTCCATCTTGA
- the LOC121250605 gene encoding uncharacterized protein LOC121250605, with the protein MATKCLIFSFYTLLLLPFSSQNPTPAHSELTNYGFPIGLLPSSVLGYSVNTTTGDFSVDLGGSCKVTLPPDNYLATYSKKITGKIVAGRIADINGIRVRAFFKWWSITGIRSSGDDLVFEVGMVTAKYPSKNFYESPACEGKHSAS; encoded by the coding sequence ATGGCCACAAAATGCCTCATTTTCTCCTTCTACACCCTTCTCCTCTTACCTTTCTCTTCCCAGAACCCGACTCCGGCCCACTCTGAGCTCACGAACTATGGCTTCCCCATCGGCCTTTTACCTTCCTCCGTTCTCGGCTACTCTGTTAATACTACCACTGGAGACTTTTCCGTCGACCTCGGCGGCTCCTGCAAGGTTACTCTCCCGCCGGACAACTATTTGGCCACctattcaaagaaaataaccGGCAAGATCGTGGCTGGTAGAATAGCCGACATCAATGGTATCCGGGTCCGAGCATTTTTCAAGTGGTGGTCCATCACCGGGATCCGGTCCAGCGGCGATGACTTGGTGTTCGAGGTCGGTATGGTCACCGCCAAGTACCCCTCCAAGAATTTCTACGAGAGCCCGGCTTGCGAGGGAAAGCACTCTGCTTCCTGA